A genomic stretch from uncultured Cohaesibacter sp. includes:
- the rlmN gene encoding 23S rRNA (adenine(2503)-C(2))-methyltransferase RlmN, with protein MTHASALDTAQESPVLDTVAIETSHNYSWPALDPDKLNLVGMNREDLSEAMRRVGVAEKQIRMRVNQLWHWIYVRGATSFDQMTNVSKDLRAKMDLVYTITHPELVAEQISVDGTRKWLLRFPPRGAGRPVEVETVYIPDENRGTLCVSSQVGCTLNCTFCHTGTQKLVRNLTAEEIVAQLRVAREILNDYPEREPETGTIVPKLGRFVSNVVMMGMGEPLFNYDNVKTAMLIMADGEGLSISKRRITLSTSGHVPNIQRAGEEVGCMLAISLHATNDELRDEIVPINKKWNLKDLLEACRTYPGVSNAKRITFEYVMLKGVNDSIEDARKLVKLLRGIPAKINLIPFNPWPGSQYECSDWDQIEEFADFINRAGYASPVRTPRGRDIYAACGQLKSESERLRKVEREKLEAELAALERMRMANLVGDGSNDDMEEEE; from the coding sequence ATGACGCATGCATCCGCTCTTGATACAGCGCAGGAAAGCCCTGTGCTGGACACCGTCGCCATTGAAACAAGCCACAATTACAGCTGGCCTGCGCTTGATCCGGACAAGCTCAACCTTGTTGGCATGAACCGCGAAGACCTCTCCGAGGCGATGCGCCGGGTTGGCGTGGCGGAAAAGCAGATCCGCATGCGCGTCAACCAGCTCTGGCACTGGATCTATGTGCGCGGCGCCACTTCCTTTGATCAGATGACCAACGTCTCAAAGGACCTGCGCGCCAAGATGGATCTGGTCTATACCATTACCCATCCCGAACTGGTCGCCGAGCAAATTTCCGTCGACGGCACCCGCAAATGGCTGCTGCGCTTTCCGCCAAGGGGCGCAGGCCGTCCGGTGGAAGTGGAAACCGTTTATATTCCCGATGAAAACCGGGGTACGCTTTGTGTTTCCTCTCAGGTTGGCTGCACCCTCAACTGCACCTTCTGCCACACGGGCACCCAGAAACTGGTGCGCAACCTAACGGCTGAAGAAATCGTCGCCCAGCTGCGCGTTGCTCGTGAAATTCTCAACGACTATCCGGAACGTGAGCCGGAAACCGGCACCATCGTGCCAAAACTGGGCCGGTTTGTTTCCAACGTCGTCATGATGGGCATGGGCGAACCGCTGTTCAACTATGACAATGTGAAAACCGCCATGTTGATCATGGCAGATGGCGAGGGCCTTTCCATCTCCAAGCGCCGCATCACGCTGTCGACCTCGGGCCATGTGCCAAACATCCAGCGCGCTGGCGAAGAAGTCGGCTGCATGTTGGCCATCTCCCTGCACGCCACCAATGATGAGCTGCGCGATGAAATCGTGCCCATCAACAAGAAATGGAACCTCAAGGATCTGCTGGAAGCCTGCCGCACCTATCCCGGTGTTTCCAATGCCAAGCGCATCACCTTCGAATATGTGATGCTGAAGGGTGTGAATGATTCCATTGAGGACGCCCGCAAGCTTGTAAAACTGCTGCGCGGCATTCCGGCCAAGATCAACCTGATCCCCTTCAACCCGTGGCCGGGCAGCCAGTATGAATGCTCCGATTGGGACCAGATCGAAGAATTCGCTGATTTCATCAACCGCGCCGGTTATGCGTCTCCGGTTCGCACCCCCCGCGGGCGCGATATCTATGCCGCCTGTGGTCAGTTGAAATCCGAATCCGAGCGCTTGCGCAAGGTTGAGCGCGAGAAACTGGAAGCCGAGCTGGCCGCCCTTGAAAGAATGCGCATGGCAAACCTTGTAGGGGACGGCAGCAACGACGATATGGAAGAAGAGGAATAG
- a CDS encoding LysR family transcriptional regulator → MEASWDDLKLFLIVAEGGGLSAASVRTGISAPTIGRRMLALERTMNRILFERSRRGYVLAADGICLLERVREMSKISGEITDWHSGAFADPFVGMAGDSWMAMFLAQNNKSLSKGPGDIRFCCFDAQDGLSMINRDSDIAILCNPPQTGNFAVRPTVCAAYAVYQSPELGWEEDRPWVSLGKEDAHFPPERWVFEHHDLGIYGWTNSPHVLLQMIRFGQGRSVLPCFIGDAAPDLVRASDVIEDLTVRLHLVVNDDDRRRPEVRMIMDRVAGLLSDHAGLFAGHCDS, encoded by the coding sequence ATGGAAGCAAGTTGGGATGATCTGAAATTGTTTTTGATTGTTGCCGAGGGCGGTGGCCTGTCGGCGGCGTCAGTGCGCACGGGCATTTCCGCCCCGACCATCGGGCGGCGGATGTTGGCACTTGAGCGGACGATGAACCGCATCCTGTTTGAGCGCAGCAGGCGCGGTTATGTGCTCGCAGCCGACGGGATCTGCCTGCTTGAGCGCGTGCGCGAGATGTCGAAGATTTCCGGAGAGATCACCGATTGGCACAGTGGTGCCTTTGCCGATCCCTTTGTCGGTATGGCCGGGGATTCCTGGATGGCAATGTTTCTGGCGCAGAATAACAAGTCCCTTTCAAAGGGACCGGGGGATATCCGCTTTTGCTGCTTTGATGCGCAGGATGGCCTCAGCATGATCAATCGGGATAGTGACATTGCGATCCTCTGCAATCCGCCGCAAACAGGCAATTTTGCGGTGCGCCCTACGGTCTGCGCGGCCTATGCAGTCTATCAGTCACCCGAGCTTGGTTGGGAGGAGGATCGACCGTGGGTCTCATTGGGCAAGGAAGACGCTCATTTCCCGCCCGAACGTTGGGTGTTCGAGCATCATGATCTGGGGATCTATGGCTGGACCAACAGTCCGCATGTGCTGCTTCAGATGATCCGCTTTGGGCAGGGGCGCAGCGTGCTGCCCTGTTTCATCGGGGATGCTGCGCCGGATCTGGTGCGGGCGAGCGACGTAATCGAAGACTTGACCGTCCGGCTTCATCTCGTGGTCAACGATGATGACCGGCGTCGCCCCGAGGTGCGTATGATAATGGACCGTGTGGCTGGATTGCTCAGCGATCATGCAGGGCTTTTTGCTGGTCACTGCGACAGCTGA